Within Streptomyces albofaciens JCM 4342, the genomic segment TACGCCACCCCGGCGGACCGCCCGCTGTACATCGGCGCCAACCCGATCAGCGACATATGGGCGGAGCAGGCGCTGGAACTGGTGGGCCGCTACCTCAGGCGGGCCGTGCTCAACCCCGACGACCTGGAAGCCCGTACGGGAATGAGCCGGGCCGCGAGCTTCGCGGGCATGGGATTCGGCAACGCCGGGACCCACATTCCGCATGCCTGCGCCTACCCGGTCGCCGGGCTGGTCCGCGACTACCGGCCGGACGGATACGAAGTCGGCCACGCCATGGTCCCGCACGGCGCCGCGGTCGTCTCCACCGCGGCGGCGGCCTTCGAGTTCACGTATCCGACCTCCCCCGAACGCCACCTGCGCGCCGCGGAGCTGCTCGGCGCGAATCTCGCCGGAGTCACCGCGGCCAACGGCGCGGACGTGCTTCCGGCGACGCTGCTGAGCATCGTGACGGACACCGGAGGGCCCGCCGGCCTGCGGGACTTCGGCTACGGCGCCAAGGACGTACGTGAACTCGTCGAGGGCGCGCTCAAGCAGCAGCGGCTGCTGGTGTGCTGCCCGCGCGACGTCACCGCGCGCGATCTCGAAAGGGTCATCGTCGGGTCGATGGCCCGCTGACGGCCGAGCAGCACCCCACCACCCCCCGCCTCCCCCGCGTCAAGGAGCTGGATAGAGCCGTGAGTCACGCATGTCTACCGGAGCACGCGGCTGTCATCGCGGGGAAGAGGGTCCCCACCGGGCGGTGGATCGACGTCCTCGACCCGTCGGACGCCCGCCCCTTCGCCCGGGTCGCCCGGTGCGGCCCGGACGAGGTCCGAGCGGCCGTGGAAGCGGCCCGGCAGGCGTACGAGACAGTCTGGCGGTTCGTGACACCGGTGGAGCGCTCCCGTGCCTGCCGGCGGATCGCCGAGGCCCTGCGCGGTGAGCGCGAGGAACTGGCCAGGCTGGAGACCCTGGACACCGGCAAGCCGATCGGCCAGTCGCGGACGGATGCCGACGTCGCCGCCCGGTACTTCGACTTCTACGCCAACGCCGTGGAATCGCTCGGTGGTGAAACGATTCAGCAGCGGCCCGACCGCCTGGCCTTCACCCTGCGCGAACCGTACGGCGTGTGCGGGCACATCATCCCGTGGAACTACCCGCTGCAGATCGCCGCCAGGACCCTGGCCCCGGCCCTCGCCGCGGGGAACTGCTGTGTCCTCAAGCCCGCCGAGGACGCGCCGCTGACCTCGCTCCGCCTGGCCGGCCTCGTGGAAGAGGCGGGACTCCCGGCGGGAGTCCTGAACGTCGTGCCGGGCTACGGGGAGGAAGCGGGAGCCGCGCTCGCCGCGCACCCCGGTGTGGACCGGATCGCGTTCACCGGCTCGCGGGAGGTCGGCGAGGCCGTGATGGCCGCCGCCGCGCGCAACATCGTGCCGGTCACATTGGAACTGGGCGGGAAGTCCCCGCAGTTGGTGCTCCCCGACTACGACGCCGAGCGGGCGGTGCCGCAGATCGTGGAGGCGATCACGGAGCACGCCGGACAGAACTGCAGCGCCGGGAGCCGCCTGCTCGTCCACCGGTCCGTGCACGACGAACTGGTGGCCGCCCTCGCCGGGAGGTTCCGCGCGCTGCGCATCGGCCCGGGCATCGGCGATCCCGACATGGGGCCGCTCATCTCCGCGAAACAGCGTGCAAGAGTGCTCGCCCACCTGGCCGAGGCGCGCCGGGAGACCGAGGTCGTCGTCGGCGGCGGAGTGCCCGAGGGGGAGGCGTACGCGGACGGCTTCTACGTGGAGCCCACCCTCCTCGACCGGGTGACGCCCCGGCACCGCGTCTTCAACGAGGAGATCTTCGGCCCGGTCCTGTGCGTGTCGGTCTTCGACACGCTGGACGAGGCGGTCGCCCTGGCGGAGCACACCACGTACGGGCTGGCCGCCGGCGTCTGGACGTCCGACGTGACCACGGCCCACTGGCTCGCCGGGCGGTTGCGGGCGGGCCAGGTGTTCGTGAACGACTACAGCGCGGCCGGGGGAGTCGAGTTGCCGTTCGGCGGCTACCGGCGCTCCGGAATCGGCGTGGAGAAGGGGCTGGAGGCGCTGCGCGCATACACGCGGTGCAAGACGGTGGCGATCCACGCGCGGATGCCTGCTTGACCCGCCCGCACTGTTGCCCCCCGAGCTCCGCGGAAATCCGAGCGGCCCGGGGAAGTCCGAGCCTCAAGGGAATCGCGAATCGACCCATCCATGTCGGCGGAGGGAATTCGTAGCATGTCAGGTGTTGCGCGAGGGACCGTTGCGGAGTCGAGTTACCAGCAGTGCTGCGAATTCTGCGGAGCGCCGTCCAGGCCCGTGGCGGCCCTGGTCAGGACGGTCGCCAACGCGTACAAGGCGCTCGGCGAGGCGCAGGACGCGCTCGAAGCCCAGGGGAAGCTGATAAAGGACCTGCGGGCGGCCGCGAGACCGTCCCCCTCCGAAAAGGTCCTCGCGGCCCGGGCGGCGCTCGACCTCCTGACGGCCCGTGAGCGCCAGATCCTGGTGCTCATATCCCAGGGTCATTCCAATCGCAGTGTTGCCAGGGAGCTCGGAATTTCCGAGAAGACGGTGAAGAACCACTTGTCCGCGCTCTTCACCAAGGCGGGGGTGTCCGACCGTACGCAAGCGGTGGTCCTGGGGATCCGCAGCGGGATCGTCTCCCTCGACGAACCCTGCGGGGATGTGCCGCCGGCCGCGGGTCCGCGTGCGGGTCTGCCCGCCGATTCAGGTTCACGCTGAAAGTATGAGTGTCGATCCGGTCATGGAACAGTGTGAAGGCTGTCAGAAGCCCACGCTTTACTGCCACATTGGGTCCCATGCTGGAGAATGTAGCCGCGGTCCTGCTCGAAAACGTTCACCCATTCGAGCTGGGCGTCATATGCGAAGTATTCGGGCTCGACCGCAGGGAGGAGGGCCTGCCCGCGTACGACTTCGCGCTCGTCGCAGCGGAGTCCTCGTCGGTACGGGCGGTGCCCGGGTTCACCATCAGCACGCCCTACGGCCTCGACCGGCTGGCGGACGCCGACCTCATCGCCATCCCGGTCGGGGACGACTTCCACACCAGGGACTTCCCGCCCGCCCTGCTGGAAGCCCTGCGCCAGGCGGTGGCCCGGGGAGCCCGGGTGGTCAGCGTCTGCGTCGGCGCCTTCGTCCTGGGCGCCGCCGGGCTGCTCGACGGACGGCGCTGCACCACGCACTGGCGGTACGCCGAAGCGCTCGCCGAGCGCTTCCCCAAGGCCGAGGTCGAACCGGGAGTGCTCTACGTGGACGAGGACCCGATCCTCACCTCGGCCGGTACGTCGGCGGGCATCGACGCCTGCCTCCACCTGGTGCGCAAGCTCCAGGGCAGCGACGTCGCCAACGCCATCGCCCGGCGCATGGTGGTGCCCCCGCACCGGGAAGGCGGCCAGGCCCAGTACATCGAGCGGCCGGTCGCCCACTGCGGGGAGGACGGCGTACGCGAGGTGCTGGTCTGGGCCGAGATGCACCTGGACCAGGAGATCAGCGTGGAGCAGCTGTCGGCACGGGCCTGCATGTCGCCGCGCACCTTCGCCCGCCGCTTCCGGACGGAGACCGGGACCACCCCCTACCGCTGGCTGCTGGCGCAGCGGGTGCTGAGCGCCCAGCGGCTGCTGGAGAACACCGACGAGACGATGGAGGCGATCGCGGCCCGTACGGGATTCGCCAACGCGGCGGCCCTGCGGTACCAGTTCGTGCGGTCCCTCAACACCACCCCCCACGCGTACCGGCGTGCGTTCCGGGGGCGGTTGTCCGGCACCACCAGGCAATGAGCCCCGCACGGGGGCCGACAGGAGGACGTGCATGCTGCGCATCGCGGTAGTGGGGGCCACCGGAGCGGTGGGCCGGGAGTGCCTGACCCTGCTCGACGGCGGGATCGTGCCGGTGGAACAGGTGGTGCCCGTCGGTTCCGGGCGCAGCCTCGGCCGGGACGTGGGCGGCGAACTGGGGCTGTCGCTGCCCATGGCGGAGCTGGTGACGCTCGACGGGCTGGACCCCCGGGGCCTGGACGTCGCCGTCTTCTCCGCGGGAGCGGAGATCAGCGCCCGCGAGGCGGAGCGGCTGGCCTCGGCCGGGGTGCTGGTCGTCGACAACAGCTCCGCCTTCCGGATGCGCGCCGACGTTCCCCTCGTCGTACCGCAGGTCAACCCCGGCGCGCTCGACGACCGGCCGGCGTCGAACCTCGTGTCCAACCCCAACTGCTCGACCATCCAGCTGGTGCGCGCCCTGAAGCCGCTGCACGAACTGGCGGGCCTGGAAGGCGTCGTGGTGGCCACCTACCAGGCGGCGTCCGGCGGTGGCGTGCGCGGTCTGCGCGAACTGGCCGAGGAGTCCAGGGCCGTCCTGGACGACCCCCGCGCGCAGGGCGCCCCCGGCGGGCGCTTCGGACAGCCGCTGGCCTTCAACCTCGTCCCGGAGATAGGGCTGCCGGACGCCACCGGGCTCACGCACGAGGAGCGCAAGCTCGTCCGCGAGCCGCGCAAGATCCTCGGCCTGCCGGACCTGCGGGTGAGCGCCACCGCGGTCCGGGTCCCGGTCTTCGACTGCCACTCCGAGGCCGTGCACGTCAGGCTGCGGGAGCCGGTCACGGCCGGGTCCGTCGAGGCCGCCCTGGCCGCGACACCCGGGATACGCGCCTACGGCCGGTCGCAGAGCCCCTCGTACCCCATGCCCCGCACCGTCTTCGCCCGGCCGGAGGACCGTGCCCTGGTCCACGTCGGGCGGATACGCGTCGAGCCGGAGGACGACCGGGCGGTGGCGCTCTGGGTGGTCGCCGACAACCTGTGGGTGGGGGCGGCGCTCAACGCGCTGCAGATCGTGGAACTCGCCCTGAAGAACGGGTGGCTCGGATGACGGCCCGCCGCGTGCCCGTCGGGCCTCCGCTGGTGCTGAAGTTCGGTGGCTCGGCCTTCGCCGACCTCGACGGCTACCACCGGGTGGCCCGGTACGCGGCGCGCCGCGCCGCCGAGGACGGACGCCCGCTGGTCGTGGTGGCGAGCGCGATGTCCGGGACGACGGGCAGGCTCCAGCAGACCTTGGACGCCCTGGCCGAGGACCCGCCGGCGGACGCCGCGGCCATGCTGCTGACCACCGGTGAGACGGTGAGCGTCGCCCTGCTGGCCGCCGCGCTCGACGCCGAGGGCGTGCCGGCCCGCCCCCTCCAGGCGGCGGACACCGGACTCCTCGCCGAGGGGCCGGCCGACCGGGCGGCGCTCGTCTCGGCCGGCCCCGGGGCGCTGGCCGGGGCCCTGGCCTGCTGCCCGGTCGCGGTCGTCCCCGGTGGCCAGGCCGTCGACGCGGAGGGACGCACCGTCATGCTGGGCCGTAACAGCTCGGACCTCTCGGCGGTGGCGACGGCCGCCGCGCTGGGTGCCGAGACCTGTGAACTCTTCTCCGACGTGCCCGGAGTGTGCACCGCCGACCCCTACCTGGTCCCGGAGGCCCGCACCCTCTCCCGCATCAGCTACGAGGGAGCGCGCCGGATGTCCCGGCACGGGGCCAAGGTCGTCCACGAGGGCGCCGTGGACTGGGCGGAGCGCGGTGGAGTGCGGCTGCTGTGCCGTCCCTTTCCCTGGTGCGAGGCCCCGGACGGCGGGACCGCCGTGGGTACGGGACCGGAGGCGGCCGCGGTCGTCGTGCACCGCCACAGCGACGTGTGGTGCTTCGGGTCCGGGCGAGAACGCGGGGCGGTGGGGAGACTGCTGGGGGCCGAGGGCCTGGCCGTCGCGGAGTTCGACACCGCGGGCGGGGCATGTCTGACGGTGCCGGCCGGAGTGCGGGGCGTGGCCCGGCACTTGCGCGACGCGCGCCGTCTCGACGGCCTGTGCCTGGTCACCACGCTGTGGCCGGACGGCAGGGCGGAGCACACGGCGGTGCCGCGCCCGGAGGCCGCGGCCGAAGCCCGCAGGCGCCACGCGCTGCTGTACCCGGACCCCGGGGGCACCGCCGGTCGGGCCGTCCGGCCACCGGCCAAGGCCCGCTCCCCGCACAGCGACGTCCTGGTCGGTCCGGCCCGGTCGGAGAGCCGGCGTCCGTCGTGAACGCCGCCGACGCGCGGCAGGCCGGGTGCCGGGGGGAATGCCTGTAACGAACACCTACAACTTGACCAACATTTGGTGTCATGGGAACACCTTTTGCATCAGCCTCTCACGCAACAGGCGGTTACCACAGGCCGGTTGAGGATTCAACGGCGTGGCCGCATCCACGAGGCAAGGCGAGAGGCAGGAATCGGAACATGGCGAAGAACCGCACCGTGCGGCACGGAGGACGCGCGCTGGTGCTCGCGGCGACGGCCGCGGGCCTGGCCGCGGCGATGACCGGGCCGGCCGCGGCGGCCGACGGCCCGGACCGCAAGCAGCTGATAGCCGACTGCGCGTCCGGCGAGGGCAAGTGCAGCTTCAACGAGCCGGTGCTCGGCAAGGCGTACCTGGGCGACTTCCGGCAGGTGTCCAACTCGCTGTACAACTGCACCTCGTCGCCCGCCACCCAGTCGATGGGCTGGTCGGACACGGTGGGGTCCACCGACACGGCGGGCGTCTCCGTCACCGCCGGCGGAAAGCTCGCGGGCATCATCGACCTGAGCGTCACGGCGCAGTACAGCCACACCTGGTCCAGCTCGCACACCGAGAACAGCTCGCTGGACATGACCGTCCAGCCCGGCGAGGTGGGCTGGATCTCCCGCGCCCAGGTGATGCAGACCGTCTCGGGCACCTGGCAGACGCACTACGACAGCCCCAAGTGGGGGCACTACTACTGGTTCGTCCCGGACACCGTCACCGGTCCGGCGGCCAACGGTACGGACGGCGTCAGCAACGCGGTGGTCGTCAAGACGCGGAAGATGACGGCGGCCGAGAAGGCGTCGTGCTCGGCCGACGCGCACCGGGGGAAGACCTTCCAGCGCAAGCGCTGACCCTCCGCCGGAAGGGTCCGCCTTCCGGTACCGCGAGCGCTGCCTCCCCGGCCCGGGCGTGACCTGCCGGCGCAAGGGCCGGGGAACGGCCGCGCTGGGCGGGCCGCCCGCGGCACCGCGGCCACGGCCGGGCGCGGTGCCGTACGCGTGGCCCGGCCGCCCCGGTCAGCCGCTGCCCCCGACGTCGACCCGCAGCCGTACCTGCTCCGCCAGGCGCTCCAGGCTGCGGTCCAACTCGGCGTTGACCTCCTTCTCGCCGGGGTCGTGCCGCTCCTCGAAGAAGGACAGGTGCACCGTCACCTCGCTGGCGCCGCTGCCGATCCCGGACACCTGGAGCCAGCCGGCGTAGCTGCCGGTCTCGCGGGTGCCCCACTCCAGCCGCATCTGCTCGCGCTCGGCGCGGAACAGCGCGGGCGCGTCCTCGCCCGTACGGTCCTCGTGCACGGTCACCGCCGGCAGCTCCTCCGCGCGGACGTGCAGAGCCTGCGGCAGCCAGCTGTCGAGCTGCCCCACGTTGCTCGCCTGGTCGAATACGTGCTCGGGCAGCGCGGGCATCGTGCGGGAACGCTCGTATTCGCTCATGCCTGACCCATCCTCGTCATAAGCCGTACCGATGAAGCCGTATCGAACAATCCGTACCGCCCCCCTCCGTATCCGTCTGCCCGCGGACGGCGCCGCAAGGCCCACAACCACCCGTTCGCTGTCACCGGGTCCGCCCTTCAGCCGCACCGGGCCGGCGGGACGGCCGGATCGGGCAACGGCGGTGTCCGTCGCGGGCAAGACGGGACGGCCGGGGCCGCGGTTGACTTCCGGCCACCCGTCCGACGGAACCGGACGACCGCAACGGAGTACGCCATGCCCCGGCAGGCAGCCGACGGGTTCTGGAAGAACCTGAAGCCGATCGAGAACTCCTTCAAGCCGGACGCCCTGCCCGAGGTCCGCATCCCGGGCGCGGCCACCGGCGACGACCGCTACTACGCGCCGTTCACCGGGACCGTGGGCTCGCGCCCGCTGCGGATCAACGTCAAGGACAACTCCTGGTCCGACATCCTGCGCGCGAAGGAAGCCGGCCTGGTCAACCGGCACTACCACCCGCACGAGGTGTTCGCGTACACCCTCTCCGGCATGTGGGGGTACCTGGAACGGCCCTGGACGGCGCGCGCCGGGGACTTCGTGTACGAGGCGCCGGGGGAGGGCCACACCCTGGTCGCGTACGAGAGCGACGAGCCGATGAAGACCCTGTTCATCGTCAAGGGCCCGCTGATCTGGCTCGACGAGCACGGCGAGCCCACCGGCTGCTTCGACGTGCACGACTACATCGCGATGTGCCGCGCCCACTACGAGCGGGTCGGCCTCGGGGCCGGCCACGTCGACGGACTGTTCCGCTGAGCCCGCGCGCCGGACGTCCCGCCGCCTTCTCCCGGATCTCGACCCGGTCGGTTGCCCCCGCGGGCCGTGTGGACCTGTGGGAGGACTACAACCGGCGGGCCCTGGTCGGCCTGACGTGCTCCCCGTACTCCGAGGACGGCCTGCCGGCCACGCAGGCCAACACCGGCCTCGGCAGCCCGCGGCTGGCCGACCCCGGCTGTGCCCCACGCACGTGGCGGACGCGCTCGGTGTCTCCACGCGCCAGCTCGGCCGCGACTTCCGGAAGGCCGGTCCGAGCCCGTCCCGGTACATCCTGGAACGCCGCCTGGAGCGGGCCCGGCAGGACCTGGCCGACCCCGCGTCCGCCCGGCTGACCGTCGCGGACATCGCCCACCGCTGGGGCTTCGCCGGCCGGCCGCACTTCACCCGGGTCTTCCGCGACCGGTTCGGCCGCACCCCGGGAGAGGTCCGCCCGGCCGTCAAGGGGCCCGGCCGGGCGGACATCGCGGTCGTGCGCCGGCCCTCGGAAGACGGCCGGTGCCGGCCCTCCGAAGAGGACCGGTGTCA encodes:
- a CDS encoding aldehyde dehydrogenase family protein is translated as MSHACLPEHAAVIAGKRVPTGRWIDVLDPSDARPFARVARCGPDEVRAAVEAARQAYETVWRFVTPVERSRACRRIAEALRGEREELARLETLDTGKPIGQSRTDADVAARYFDFYANAVESLGGETIQQRPDRLAFTLREPYGVCGHIIPWNYPLQIAARTLAPALAAGNCCVLKPAEDAPLTSLRLAGLVEEAGLPAGVLNVVPGYGEEAGAALAAHPGVDRIAFTGSREVGEAVMAAAARNIVPVTLELGGKSPQLVLPDYDAERAVPQIVEAITEHAGQNCSAGSRLLVHRSVHDELVAALAGRFRALRIGPGIGDPDMGPLISAKQRARVLAHLAEARRETEVVVGGGVPEGEAYADGFYVEPTLLDRVTPRHRVFNEEIFGPVLCVSVFDTLDEAVALAEHTTYGLAAGVWTSDVTTAHWLAGRLRAGQVFVNDYSAAGGVELPFGGYRRSGIGVEKGLEALRAYTRCKTVAIHARMPA
- a CDS encoding helix-turn-helix domain-containing protein, with the protein product MAALVRTVANAYKALGEAQDALEAQGKLIKDLRAAARPSPSEKVLAARAALDLLTARERQILVLISQGHSNRSVARELGISEKTVKNHLSALFTKAGVSDRTQAVVLGIRSGIVSLDEPCGDVPPAAGPRAGLPADSGSR
- a CDS encoding GlxA family transcriptional regulator encodes the protein MLENVAAVLLENVHPFELGVICEVFGLDRREEGLPAYDFALVAAESSSVRAVPGFTISTPYGLDRLADADLIAIPVGDDFHTRDFPPALLEALRQAVARGARVVSVCVGAFVLGAAGLLDGRRCTTHWRYAEALAERFPKAEVEPGVLYVDEDPILTSAGTSAGIDACLHLVRKLQGSDVANAIARRMVVPPHREGGQAQYIERPVAHCGEDGVREVLVWAEMHLDQEISVEQLSARACMSPRTFARRFRTETGTTPYRWLLAQRVLSAQRLLENTDETMEAIAARTGFANAAALRYQFVRSLNTTPHAYRRAFRGRLSGTTRQ
- a CDS encoding aspartate-semialdehyde dehydrogenase, with the protein product MLRIAVVGATGAVGRECLTLLDGGIVPVEQVVPVGSGRSLGRDVGGELGLSLPMAELVTLDGLDPRGLDVAVFSAGAEISAREAERLASAGVLVVDNSSAFRMRADVPLVVPQVNPGALDDRPASNLVSNPNCSTIQLVRALKPLHELAGLEGVVVATYQAASGGGVRGLRELAEESRAVLDDPRAQGAPGGRFGQPLAFNLVPEIGLPDATGLTHEERKLVREPRKILGLPDLRVSATAVRVPVFDCHSEAVHVRLREPVTAGSVEAALAATPGIRAYGRSQSPSYPMPRTVFARPEDRALVHVGRIRVEPEDDRAVALWVVADNLWVGAALNALQIVELALKNGWLG
- a CDS encoding aspartate kinase, whose protein sequence is MTARRVPVGPPLVLKFGGSAFADLDGYHRVARYAARRAAEDGRPLVVVASAMSGTTGRLQQTLDALAEDPPADAAAMLLTTGETVSVALLAAALDAEGVPARPLQAADTGLLAEGPADRAALVSAGPGALAGALACCPVAVVPGGQAVDAEGRTVMLGRNSSDLSAVATAAALGAETCELFSDVPGVCTADPYLVPEARTLSRISYEGARRMSRHGAKVVHEGAVDWAERGGVRLLCRPFPWCEAPDGGTAVGTGPEAAAVVVHRHSDVWCFGSGRERGAVGRLLGAEGLAVAEFDTAGGACLTVPAGVRGVARHLRDARRLDGLCLVTTLWPDGRAEHTAVPRPEAAAEARRRHALLYPDPGGTAGRAVRPPAKARSPHSDVLVGPARSESRRPS
- a CDS encoding SRPBCC family protein, translating into MSEYERSRTMPALPEHVFDQASNVGQLDSWLPQALHVRAEELPAVTVHEDRTGEDAPALFRAEREQMRLEWGTRETGSYAGWLQVSGIGSGASEVTVHLSFFEERHDPGEKEVNAELDRSLERLAEQVRLRVDVGGSG
- a CDS encoding 2,4'-dihydroxyacetophenone dioxygenase family protein, giving the protein MPRQAADGFWKNLKPIENSFKPDALPEVRIPGAATGDDRYYAPFTGTVGSRPLRINVKDNSWSDILRAKEAGLVNRHYHPHEVFAYTLSGMWGYLERPWTARAGDFVYEAPGEGHTLVAYESDEPMKTLFIVKGPLIWLDEHGEPTGCFDVHDYIAMCRAHYERVGLGAGHVDGLFR
- a CDS encoding helix-turn-helix transcriptional regulator, which gives rise to MADALGVSTRQLGRDFRKAGPSPSRYILERRLERARQDLADPASARLTVADIAHRWGFAGRPHFTRVFRDRFGRTPGEVRPAVKGPGRADIAVVRRPSEDGRCRPSEEDRCQSSERDTL